A genomic region of Pseudomonas sp. MPC6 contains the following coding sequences:
- a CDS encoding GntR family transcriptional regulator, whose amino-acid sequence MNEQLQPLKKQPRAGKAGRSGTQDDIVYAHIFEAILEQRLAPGTKLSEEALGEIFGVSRTIIRRALSRLAHEGVVLLRPNRGAVVASPSVEEARQVFLARRLVERAITELAVQHATAEEIAELRQMVDDERDSFSRGDRGAGIRLSGEFHLKLAEAAKNAPLISFQRSLVSQTSLIIAQYESGNRSHCSYDEHTQLINAIEARNAELAVDLMMHHMNHIDSKLNLDEESASDDLHAVFSHLLQTKKPGRPVAKL is encoded by the coding sequence ATGAACGAACAGTTGCAGCCCCTAAAGAAACAACCGCGCGCAGGCAAAGCCGGGCGCAGCGGTACCCAGGACGATATTGTCTACGCGCATATCTTCGAGGCCATCCTCGAACAGCGTCTGGCGCCCGGCACCAAGTTGAGCGAAGAAGCGCTGGGGGAAATTTTCGGGGTCAGTCGCACCATCATCCGCCGTGCGCTGTCGCGCCTGGCCCATGAAGGCGTCGTGCTGCTGCGTCCGAACCGCGGCGCAGTCGTCGCCAGCCCGAGTGTGGAAGAAGCCCGCCAGGTGTTCCTGGCCCGGCGCCTGGTAGAGCGCGCGATCACTGAACTGGCCGTGCAGCACGCCACTGCCGAAGAGATCGCCGAATTGCGCCAGATGGTCGACGACGAGCGCGACAGCTTCTCCCGTGGCGATCGGGGTGCCGGTATCCGTCTGTCGGGCGAGTTCCATCTGAAGTTGGCCGAAGCGGCGAAGAATGCCCCCTTGATCAGCTTCCAGCGCAGCCTGGTGTCGCAGACTTCGCTGATCATCGCCCAGTACGAAAGCGGCAACCGTTCCCACTGCTCCTACGACGAACACACCCAGCTGATCAACGCCATCGAAGCACGCAACGCCGAGCTGGCGGTGGATTTGATGATGCATCACATGAATCACATCGACAGCAAGCTCAACCTTGACGAGGAAAGTGCGTCGGATGACCTGCATGCGGTGTTCTCGCATTTGTTGCAGACGAAGAAACCGGGGCGGCCTGTGGCCAAACTGTAG
- a CDS encoding benzoate/H(+) symporter BenE family transporter, with product MTDATHTQLRPLADTSPSAIVAGFIAMMTGYTSSLVLMFQAGQAAGLTSGQISSWIWAISIGMAVCSIGLSLRYRTPITIAWSTPGAALLITSLGGVSYGEAIGAYITCAVLVTVCGLTGSFERLVKKIPASLAAALLAGILFKIGSEIFVAAQHRTALVLGMFFTYLLVKRLSPRYAVLAALLIGTALSGLMGLLDFSGFHLELATPVWTTPHFSLAATISIGIPLFVVAMTSQNMPGIAVLRADGYTVPASPLITTTGIASLLLAPFGSHGINLAAISAAICTGPHAHEDRQKRYTAAVWCGIFYGIAGVFGATLAALFAALPKELVLSIAALALFGSIINGLSIAMSEVKEREAALITFMVTASGLTLFSIGSAFWGIVAGVLTLVILNWRKA from the coding sequence ATGACCGACGCCACGCACACGCAACTTCGCCCTTTGGCCGACACCTCGCCTTCGGCCATCGTCGCCGGCTTCATCGCGATGATGACCGGCTACACCAGCTCCCTGGTGCTGATGTTCCAGGCCGGGCAAGCGGCGGGCCTGACCAGCGGGCAGATTTCATCGTGGATCTGGGCGATCTCGATCGGCATGGCGGTGTGCTCTATCGGCCTGTCGTTGCGTTATCGCACGCCGATCACCATCGCCTGGTCGACCCCCGGCGCGGCCTTGCTGATTACCAGCCTGGGCGGCGTGAGCTACGGCGAAGCCATCGGCGCCTACATCACCTGCGCGGTACTGGTGACGGTCTGCGGTTTGACCGGCAGCTTCGAGCGCCTGGTGAAAAAGATTCCGGCCTCATTGGCCGCGGCCTTGCTGGCCGGGATTCTGTTCAAGATCGGCAGCGAAATCTTTGTCGCCGCGCAACACCGCACCGCGCTGGTGCTGGGGATGTTCTTCACTTACCTGCTGGTCAAGCGCCTGTCCCCGCGATATGCGGTGCTGGCGGCATTGCTGATCGGCACGGCGCTGTCGGGTTTGATGGGGTTGCTGGATTTCAGCGGTTTCCATCTGGAACTGGCGACGCCGGTCTGGACCACGCCGCACTTCTCCCTGGCCGCGACCATCAGCATCGGCATCCCGCTGTTCGTGGTGGCGATGACGTCGCAGAACATGCCGGGCATCGCCGTATTGCGCGCCGATGGTTACACCGTGCCAGCCTCGCCACTGATCACCACCACCGGCATCGCCTCGTTGCTGCTGGCCCCCTTCGGCTCCCACGGGATCAACCTGGCGGCCATCAGCGCAGCGATCTGCACCGGGCCCCACGCCCATGAGGATCGCCAAAAGCGCTACACGGCAGCCGTCTGGTGCGGGATTTTCTACGGGATCGCCGGGGTATTTGGCGCCACGCTGGCGGCACTGTTTGCCGCATTGCCTAAAGAGCTGGTGCTGTCGATCGCCGCGCTGGCGCTGTTCGGGTCGATCATCAATGGCTTGAGCATTGCCATGAGTGAAGTGAAGGAACGTGAAGCGGCGCTGATTACCTTCATGGTCACGGCATCGGGATTGACGCTGTTTTCCATCGGGTCGGCATTCTGGGGGATTGTGGCGGGGGTGTTGACGCTGGTGATTCTGAATTGGCGTAAAGCCTGA
- a CDS encoding YggL family protein: protein MATNRSQRLRKKLCVDEFQELGFELNLDFKEDLADEAIDAFLDAFLKEAMEANGLGYVGGDDFGLVCLQKRGSVSEEQRAAVEAWLKGRSELTEATVSPLIDVWYPEKPINPVA, encoded by the coding sequence ATGGCGACTAACCGTTCCCAGCGTCTGCGCAAAAAACTGTGCGTCGATGAATTTCAAGAGCTGGGTTTCGAGCTGAACCTGGATTTCAAAGAAGATTTGGCTGATGAAGCCATTGATGCTTTCCTCGACGCATTCCTCAAAGAAGCCATGGAAGCCAACGGCCTGGGCTATGTTGGCGGCGACGACTTCGGTCTGGTTTGCCTGCAGAAGCGTGGCTCGGTGTCCGAAGAGCAGCGTGCCGCTGTTGAAGCCTGGCTCAAGGGCCGCAGCGAACTGACCGAAGCGACTGTCAGCCCGCTGATCGACGTCTGGTACCCGGAAAAGCCGATCAATCCGGTAGCTTGA
- the dacB gene encoding D-alanyl-D-alanine carboxypeptidase/D-alanyl-D-alanine-endopeptidase has protein sequence MIKSLRPLLLAGLLLPLAFPVSAASINTGLSPNVEKAIKASKMPNSALSLVMIPLNGPGIPTIYNADVSVNPASTMKLVTTYAALEMLGPNHQWKTEFYTDGTLSGGILNGNLYLKGGGDPKLNMEKLWLLMRDLRANGVTQVTGDLVLDRNFFMQPQLPEFNDDGNDDNKPFLVKPDSLLVNLKALRFVARNDNGRVLVSVEPPIASIRIENQVKAINSKQCTGGVRYNPVTQADGSVTVTVGGQLGDGCSSQTYLSLLDHATYTAGAVRAIWKELGGSIQGKDVLAPTPKTAKVLARAFSPDLAEIIRDINKYSNNTMAQQLFLSLGQKYRTDADGDDAKAAQRVVRQWLAKKGITAPHLVMENGSGLSRAERVSAREMAAMLQAAWRSPYSAEFISSMPIAGTDGTMRKRLKTTAMRGEAHVKTGTLNTVRAISGYSRDINGNTWAVVAILNDKAPFGASSVLDQVLLDLYRQPKLPETASVL, from the coding sequence ATGATCAAGTCTTTGCGCCCATTGTTGCTGGCCGGTTTACTGCTTCCCCTGGCCTTCCCCGTTTCCGCCGCGTCAATCAACACCGGGCTGTCGCCCAACGTCGAAAAGGCCATCAAGGCCAGCAAAATGCCGAACAGCGCCCTGTCGCTGGTGATGATCCCGCTCAACGGCCCTGGCATCCCGACCATTTACAACGCTGACGTCTCGGTCAATCCGGCCTCGACCATGAAGCTGGTCACCACTTACGCGGCCCTGGAAATGCTCGGCCCGAACCATCAGTGGAAAACCGAGTTCTACACCGACGGCACCCTCAGCGGCGGCATCCTCAACGGTAATCTCTACCTCAAGGGCGGCGGCGACCCCAAGCTGAACATGGAAAAACTCTGGCTGCTGATGCGCGACCTGCGCGCCAACGGCGTGACGCAAGTCACCGGCGACCTGGTGCTGGACCGCAACTTCTTCATGCAACCGCAACTGCCCGAGTTCAACGACGACGGCAATGACGACAACAAGCCGTTCCTGGTCAAGCCCGACTCGCTGCTGGTCAACCTCAAGGCCCTGCGATTTGTCGCGCGCAACGACAATGGCCGGGTGTTGGTGTCGGTGGAGCCGCCGATCGCCAGCATTCGCATCGAAAACCAGGTCAAGGCGATCAATTCCAAGCAATGCACCGGGGGCGTTAGGTACAACCCGGTCACCCAGGCCGACGGCAGCGTGACCGTGACTGTCGGCGGCCAGCTGGGCGATGGCTGCAGCTCCCAGACCTACCTGTCGCTGCTCGACCACGCGACCTATACCGCGGGTGCGGTACGGGCGATCTGGAAGGAGTTGGGTGGCAGCATTCAAGGCAAGGATGTGCTGGCGCCAACCCCGAAAACCGCCAAGGTCCTGGCCCGCGCCTTCTCGCCGGACCTGGCGGAAATCATCCGCGACATCAACAAATACAGTAACAACACCATGGCCCAGCAGCTGTTCCTGAGCCTGGGCCAGAAATACCGCACCGACGCCGACGGTGACGACGCCAAGGCCGCCCAGCGTGTGGTACGGCAGTGGCTGGCGAAGAAAGGCATCACCGCGCCGCACCTGGTGATGGAGAACGGCTCCGGCCTGTCCCGTGCAGAACGTGTGAGCGCGCGGGAAATGGCGGCCATGTTGCAAGCCGCATGGCGCAGCCCGTATTCCGCCGAGTTCATCAGCTCGATGCCGATTGCCGGCACCGACGGCACGATGCGCAAACGCCTGAAGACCACCGCAATGCGCGGTGAGGCCCACGTCAAGACCGGCACACTGAACACGGTACGGGCGATCTCCGGCTACAGCCGCGACATCAATGGCAACACCTGGGCGGTGGTGGCGATCCTCAACGACAAGGCACCGTTTGGCGCTTCCTCGGTGCTGGACCAGGTGCTGCTGGACTTGTATCGCCAGCCGAAACTGCCGGAAACGGCTTCGGTGTTGTAA
- a CDS encoding diguanylate cyclase, which yields MSLNAVRPKILGFISEDVSAWLVALLVLLVGGILTGLLAWSTLNLFHQQLRQRFQLLASERYSRIEERFEDQVQRLDGLRRFFANSDSVSREEFDGYTQPLLHRTQAYSFARRVTRTERPAFERQVRDEGLPDFTIRELVADGQLQLAAERDEYVPVLFSQTRSRLGSPLGYDLLAQPLRRATLERADALGGMAVSQPLHLISIEPAYARGVLLLAPVMSRNSAGSAAGKPYGYVMAVISMRQLLADGLPEADHDFLSVRILDLSTVDQHEALFESVNTPATSELSATRLLRMADRDYQVDILPSEAFLEANHSSVTSLVVLGGLLSVLLSALLYVLVSQRQRALTMVEQRTHELRAREQELRGTHGQLRGVLDAATQVAIIATDLRGIISTFNAGAEQMLGYTSAQAVGHMTLENLHLPRELMARSAELSARYGKPIPTCQAMLVEGGEEGGHEAREWTLLRSDGSHLTVNMLATPVLDEQGLWVGHLAICIDITERKRVHEALAARDLLLKKLSAHVPGGIYQFKMEFDGRFSVIYASDGIREIYELEPDVLLLNAETIFTRIHPQDTTRVRASIRASADTLSPWREEYRVLLPVRGLRWVRGEATPEELPGGGVLWHGYISDISDLKRVEEELRALSVTDSLTGIHNRRYFQERLTIEMARVERGGGKLSVIMLDIDHFKRINDQHGHAVGDRVLQAVCDRIGHRLRRSDVFCRLGGEEFMVLCPGIDGKQAHVLALELWQGLRNTPIDDVGIVTASFGIASWQVGEGADELLLRADSGVYAAKQAGRDRVESEMD from the coding sequence ATGTCGTTGAACGCCGTGCGCCCAAAGATCCTGGGGTTTATCAGTGAAGACGTCTCGGCCTGGCTGGTCGCGCTGCTGGTGTTGCTCGTCGGCGGGATTCTCACGGGATTGCTGGCCTGGTCGACGCTGAATCTGTTTCATCAACAATTGCGGCAACGCTTCCAGCTGCTGGCCAGCGAGCGTTACAGCCGTATCGAAGAACGCTTCGAAGACCAGGTGCAGCGCCTCGATGGCCTGCGCCGGTTCTTCGCCAATTCCGACTCGGTGTCCCGTGAGGAATTCGACGGTTACACCCAACCTTTGCTTCACCGAACCCAGGCGTACTCGTTCGCTCGGCGGGTGACCCGCACCGAACGGCCGGCATTCGAGCGTCAGGTGCGCGACGAAGGGCTGCCTGATTTCACCATCCGCGAACTCGTTGCCGACGGTCAGCTGCAACTGGCGGCCGAGCGCGATGAGTACGTGCCGGTACTCTTCAGCCAGACCCGGAGCAGGCTCGGCTCGCCACTGGGTTATGACTTGCTGGCCCAGCCTTTGCGTCGCGCCACACTTGAGCGCGCGGATGCGTTGGGCGGCATGGCGGTGTCGCAGCCGCTGCACCTGATCAGTATCGAACCGGCTTATGCGCGCGGTGTGCTGCTGTTGGCGCCAGTGATGTCACGCAACAGCGCGGGTTCGGCGGCAGGCAAACCCTACGGCTATGTGATGGCGGTCATCAGCATGCGCCAGCTGCTGGCGGACGGGTTGCCCGAGGCGGATCATGATTTTCTCTCGGTGCGCATCCTCGACTTATCCACAGTCGATCAGCACGAAGCGCTGTTCGAATCGGTCAATACGCCGGCGACCAGCGAATTGTCGGCGACCCGGTTGCTGCGAATGGCCGACCGCGACTATCAGGTCGACATACTGCCCAGCGAGGCTTTTCTGGAGGCCAACCATTCTTCGGTGACCAGCCTGGTGGTGCTGGGCGGTTTGCTCAGTGTGTTGCTCAGTGCCTTGCTTTACGTGCTGGTCAGTCAGCGTCAGCGGGCGTTGACAATGGTCGAACAGCGCACCCACGAACTGCGCGCCCGTGAACAGGAGCTGCGCGGCACCCATGGCCAGCTGCGGGGCGTGCTGGATGCCGCGACGCAGGTCGCGATCATCGCCACCGACCTGCGGGGCATCATCAGCACGTTCAACGCCGGTGCGGAGCAAATGCTCGGCTACACCAGCGCGCAGGCGGTGGGCCATATGACCCTGGAAAACCTGCACCTGCCCCGTGAACTCATGGCGCGCTCGGCGGAGTTGAGCGCGCGTTATGGCAAGCCGATTCCGACCTGCCAGGCGATGTTGGTCGAGGGCGGTGAAGAGGGCGGTCACGAAGCGCGGGAGTGGACGCTGCTGCGTAGCGACGGCAGCCATCTGACGGTGAACATGCTGGCTACGCCCGTGCTCGATGAGCAAGGCCTGTGGGTCGGTCACCTGGCAATCTGCATCGACATCACCGAGCGCAAGCGGGTCCACGAAGCCTTGGCGGCTCGGGATTTGTTACTGAAGAAACTCAGCGCCCACGTGCCCGGCGGCATCTACCAATTCAAGATGGAGTTCGACGGGCGCTTCAGTGTGATTTACGCCAGCGATGGGATCCGTGAGATCTATGAGCTGGAACCCGACGTGTTGTTGCTCAATGCCGAAACGATTTTCACCCGGATTCATCCCCAGGACACAACCCGGGTCCGCGCCTCGATCCGGGCGTCGGCAGACACCCTCAGCCCGTGGCGCGAAGAGTATCGCGTGCTATTGCCCGTGCGCGGCCTGCGCTGGGTCCGTGGCGAGGCGACCCCGGAGGAACTGCCCGGCGGCGGTGTACTCTGGCATGGCTACATTTCGGACATTTCCGACCTGAAACGGGTCGAGGAAGAACTGCGGGCGCTGTCGGTCACGGACTCCCTGACCGGGATCCACAACCGCCGCTATTTCCAGGAACGCCTGACGATCGAAATGGCCCGGGTCGAGCGTGGTGGCGGTAAGTTATCGGTGATCATGCTCGATATCGACCACTTCAAGCGCATCAATGACCAGCATGGCCACGCCGTGGGCGATCGGGTGTTGCAGGCAGTCTGCGACCGCATCGGCCATCGGCTGCGCCGCTCTGACGTGTTCTGTCGCCTGGGTGGCGAGGAGTTCATGGTGCTCTGCCCCGGTATCGACGGCAAACAGGCCCATGTGTTGGCGCTGGAGTTGTGGCAAGGGTTGCGCAACACACCGATCGACGACGTCGGGATCGTCACCGCGAGTTTCGGCATTGCCAGCTGGCAGGTCGGGGAGGGGGCGGATGAGCTGCTGCTGCGGGCGGATTCCGGGGTTTATGCGGCGAAACAGGCGGGGCGGGACCGGGTTGAAAGCGAGATGGACTAA
- the rlmKL gene encoding bifunctional 23S rRNA (guanine(2069)-N(7))-methyltransferase RlmK/23S rRNA (guanine(2445)-N(2))-methyltransferase RlmL: protein MSDRFELFLTCPKGLEGLLIEEAVGLGLEEAREHTSAVRGMATMETAYRLCLWSRLANRVLLVLKRFPMKDAEDLYHGVLDIEWQDHMLNDGTLAVEFSGHGSGIDNTHFGALKVKDAIVDKLRTPQGDRPSIDKLNPDLRIHLRLDRGEAILSLDLSGHSLHQRGYRLQQGAAPLKENLAAAILIRSGWPRIAADGGALADPMCGVGTFLVEAAMIAADMAPNLRREQWGFTAWLGHVPALWKKLHEEATERCAAGLAKPPLWIRGYEADPRLIQPGRNNVERAGLSEWIKIYQGEVGTFEPRPDQNQKGLVICNPPYGERLGDEASLLYLYQNLGERLRQACLNWEAAVFTGAPDLGKRMGIRSHKQYSFWNGALPCKLLLIKVTPDQFVTGERRTPEQRQVEREQAEVEVADNDVAPGKYEKYNKNGNPIKPAPVVVEQPRLSEGGQMFANRLQKNLKALGKWVKREGIDCYRVYDADMPEYSMAIDLYQDWVHVQEYAAPKSIDPEKASARMFDALAAIPQALNIDKSRVVVKRRERQSGTKQYERQAAQGKFVEVNEGGVKLLVNLTDYLDTGLFLDHRPMRMRIQKEAAGKRFLNLYCYTATASVHAAKGGARSTTSVDLSKTYLDWARRNLSLNGFSDKNRLEQGDVMVWLDACRDEYDLIFIDPPTFSNSKRMEGIFDVQRDQVQLIDLAMARLAPGGVLYFSNNFRKFTLEENLAERYAVEEITAQTIDPDFARNGKIHRAWKIMAR, encoded by the coding sequence ATGTCCGATCGTTTCGAACTCTTCCTCACTTGCCCCAAAGGCCTTGAAGGCCTGCTTATCGAGGAAGCCGTCGGGCTTGGCCTTGAAGAAGCGCGTGAGCACACCTCTGCCGTGCGCGGCATGGCAACCATGGAAACCGCCTATCGCCTGTGCCTGTGGTCGCGTCTGGCGAACCGGGTGCTGCTGGTGCTCAAGCGTTTCCCGATGAAGGATGCCGAAGACCTCTACCACGGTGTGCTCGATATCGAGTGGCAAGACCACATGCTCAATGACGGCACCCTGGCCGTCGAGTTCAGCGGTCACGGCTCGGGGATCGACAACACCCACTTCGGCGCCCTGAAGGTCAAGGACGCCATCGTCGACAAACTGCGTACCCCGCAGGGCGACCGTCCCTCCATCGACAAGCTCAACCCGGACCTGCGCATTCACCTGCGCCTGGATCGCGGCGAAGCGATTCTCTCCCTCGACCTCTCCGGCCACAGCCTGCACCAGCGCGGCTATCGCTTGCAGCAGGGGGCGGCGCCGTTGAAGGAAAACCTCGCGGCGGCGATCCTGATCCGTTCCGGCTGGCCACGGATTGCTGCCGACGGCGGCGCCCTGGCTGACCCGATGTGCGGTGTCGGTACCTTCCTGGTGGAAGCGGCGATGATCGCTGCCGACATGGCGCCGAACCTGCGTCGCGAACAGTGGGGCTTTACCGCCTGGCTCGGTCACGTGCCAGCGCTGTGGAAAAAACTTCACGAGGAAGCCACCGAGCGTTGCGCAGCCGGCCTGGCCAAGCCACCCCTGTGGATTCGCGGTTACGAAGCCGACCCGCGCCTGATTCAACCGGGCCGCAACAACGTCGAGCGCGCCGGCCTGAGCGAGTGGATCAAGATCTACCAGGGCGAAGTCGGTACTTTCGAACCGCGTCCGGACCAGAACCAGAAAGGCCTGGTGATCTGCAACCCGCCGTACGGCGAACGTCTGGGTGACGAGGCGAGCTTGCTCTACCTGTACCAGAACCTCGGCGAACGTCTGCGTCAGGCCTGCCTGAACTGGGAAGCCGCCGTGTTCACCGGCGCCCCGGACCTGGGCAAGCGCATGGGGATTCGCAGCCACAAACAATATTCATTCTGGAACGGCGCCTTGCCGTGCAAATTGCTGCTGATCAAGGTCACGCCAGACCAGTTCGTCACCGGCGAGCGACGCACCCCGGAACAGCGTCAGGTTGAGCGTGAGCAAGCCGAAGTCGAGGTTGCCGACAACGATGTGGCACCCGGCAAGTATGAGAAGTACAACAAGAACGGCAACCCGATCAAACCGGCGCCGGTGGTGGTCGAGCAACCGCGCCTGAGCGAAGGCGGGCAGATGTTTGCCAACCGCCTGCAAAAGAACCTCAAGGCCCTGGGCAAGTGGGTCAAGCGTGAAGGCATCGACTGCTATCGCGTGTATGACGCCGACATGCCGGAATACTCCATGGCCATCGACCTGTATCAGGATTGGGTCCACGTCCAGGAATACGCCGCGCCGAAATCCATCGACCCGGAAAAAGCCTCGGCACGCATGTTCGATGCCCTCGCCGCCATTCCGCAGGCGTTGAACATCGACAAGAGCCGCGTGGTGGTCAAGCGTCGCGAGCGTCAGAGCGGCACCAAGCAGTACGAGCGCCAGGCGGCCCAGGGCAAGTTCGTCGAGGTCAACGAAGGTGGCGTGAAGCTGCTGGTCAACCTCACTGACTACCTCGACACCGGGCTGTTCCTTGACCACCGGCCGATGCGCATGCGAATCCAGAAAGAGGCGGCCGGCAAGCGCTTCCTCAACCTGTATTGCTACACCGCGACCGCCAGCGTCCATGCGGCAAAAGGCGGTGCGCGCAGCACCACCAGCGTCGACTTGTCGAAAACCTACCTGGACTGGGCGCGTCGCAACCTGTCGCTCAATGGCTTCTCCGACAAGAACCGGCTGGAGCAGGGCGACGTGATGGTCTGGCTCGACGCCTGCCGTGACGAGTACGACCTGATCTTCATCGACCCGCCGACCTTCTCCAACTCCAAGCGCATGGAAGGCATCTTCGACGTGCAACGGGACCAGGTGCAACTGATCGACCTGGCCATGGCGCGGCTGGCACCGGGTGGGGTGTTGTACTTCTCCAACAACTTCCGCAAGTTCACCCTGGAGGAGAACCTTGCCGAGCGTTACGCGGTCGAGGAAATCACCGCCCAGACCATTGATCCGGATTTCGCCCGTAACGGCAAGATCCACCGCGCCTGGAAAATCATGGCGCGCTGA
- a CDS encoding ribosome modulation factor — MRRLKRDPLERAFLRGYQYGVGGKSRELCPFTLPSVRQAWINGWREGRGDNWDGMTGTAGIHRLNELHAVG, encoded by the coding sequence ATGAGAAGACTTAAGCGTGATCCGTTGGAAAGAGCATTTTTGCGCGGATATCAATATGGCGTTGGTGGCAAATCCCGTGAGCTTTGCCCATTTACTCTACCGTCGGTACGCCAAGCCTGGATTAACGGCTGGCGAGAAGGACGCGGCGACAACTGGGACGGTATGACCGGCACTGCGGGAATCCACAGACTCAACGAACTTCACGCCGTCGGCTAA
- a CDS encoding quinone-dependent dihydroorotate dehydrogenase gives MYTLARQLLFQLSPETSHDLSLDLIGAGGRLGLNGLLCKAPAKMPVTVMGLDFPNPVGLAAGLDKNGAAIDGFAQLGFGFVEIGTITPRPQPGNPKPRIFRLPEAEAIINRMGFNNLGVDHLLARVAAAKYKGVLGINIGKNFDTPVERAVDDYLICLDKVYAHASYVTVNVSSPNTPGLRSLQFGDSLKQLLADLATRRAELALRHGKHVPLAIKIAPDMTDEETVQVAQALIETGMDAVIATNTTLSRVGVEGMEYGDEAGGLSGAPVREKSTHTVKVLAAELAGRLPIIAVGGITEGKHAAEKIAAGASLVQLYSGFIYKGPALIRESVDAIAALR, from the coding sequence ATGTACACCCTGGCCCGTCAGCTGTTGTTCCAACTTTCCCCGGAAACCTCCCACGATCTGTCCCTGGACCTGATCGGCGCGGGCGGGCGTTTGGGCCTCAACGGCTTGCTGTGCAAGGCACCGGCGAAAATGCCGGTGACCGTCATGGGCCTGGACTTTCCGAATCCGGTGGGCCTGGCCGCCGGTCTCGACAAGAATGGCGCGGCCATCGACGGTTTTGCCCAGCTGGGTTTCGGCTTTGTCGAAATCGGCACCATCACCCCGCGTCCGCAACCCGGCAACCCGAAGCCACGGATTTTCCGTCTGCCGGAAGCCGAGGCGATCATCAACCGCATGGGTTTCAACAACCTCGGCGTCGATCACCTGTTGGCCCGCGTGGCCGCGGCCAAGTACAAGGGCGTGCTGGGGATCAATATCGGCAAGAATTTCGATACGCCGGTCGAGCGTGCGGTCGACGACTACCTGATCTGCCTGGACAAGGTCTACGCCCACGCCAGCTACGTGACGGTCAACGTCAGCTCGCCGAACACCCCGGGCTTGCGCAGCCTGCAGTTCGGCGACTCGCTCAAGCAGTTGCTGGCCGACCTGGCCACGCGTCGGGCGGAACTGGCTCTGCGTCACGGTAAACATGTGCCGCTGGCGATCAAGATCGCCCCGGACATGACCGACGAAGAAACCGTTCAGGTCGCTCAAGCGTTGATCGAAACCGGGATGGATGCGGTCATCGCCACCAACACCACCCTGAGCCGTGTCGGCGTCGAAGGCATGGAGTACGGGGACGAGGCGGGCGGCCTGTCCGGCGCACCGGTTCGCGAGAAGAGCACCCACACGGTGAAAGTGCTGGCGGCGGAACTGGCCGGTCGCTTGCCGATCATTGCCGTGGGCGGTATCACCGAAGGCAAGCACGCGGCCGAGAAAATCGCGGCGGGGGCGAGCCTGGTGCAGCTGTATTCCGGCTTCATCTATAAAGGCCCGGCGTTGATTCGCGAGTCCGTGGACGCCATAGCAGCCCTGCGCTGA